One window of the Sphaerochaeta associata genome contains the following:
- the secD gene encoding protein translocase subunit SecD: MKKRSRLVIVLAVILLCGYFLYPTIKWYGFVPQDAKELATGSNVQIKEYARGQASRDLRSLKDLVAQDSKAALPAQYSYLKDSAKENYKAMKRPVPKTWTLEAVFGGFYNEQNLFDTIESYYRTSLLELKTLGNKALQLGLDLRGGMSILLEADTASYEAKKGGSASSAEIAEAIRQDIEILEKRIDQFGVSEPVIRLQGSDQILIEVPGAADPERVNSFLRGKGSLVFKMVDTALTAELDAYYKANPSEVYTDTGALKQPSFLPAGKIAAGYYVSDAYGIDELESYVVIEEEVGLDGIHLESATTGTDGITGRPVVNFQLDSLGGDIFYKLTSTHVGDTMAVVMDGKVKAMATINEGIRNSVQISGFNAEEASDLAIVLRTAALPIELIVSSQQAVGATLGEDAVSAGVKAIAIGLALVVILMFAYYHVSGLVADLALLFNLFIMISVLSAFNFTLTLTSVAGLILTLGMAVDTNVIIFERIKEERRLGKSDIASIKAGFDKAFWTVMDANITTIIAALVLSQLGSSSVKGFANTLAIGIVSSVFTALFVSHLIFDATVAHREGKKLHISWRKN, from the coding sequence ATGAAAAAACGGAGTCGTCTGGTGATCGTTCTGGCTGTCATCTTGTTGTGTGGATATTTTTTGTATCCCACCATCAAGTGGTATGGATTCGTACCGCAGGACGCCAAGGAACTGGCAACAGGCTCAAATGTACAGATCAAGGAGTATGCCCGCGGGCAGGCTTCACGGGACTTGCGTTCCCTGAAGGATTTGGTGGCCCAAGATTCCAAGGCGGCACTTCCCGCCCAGTATTCCTACCTCAAGGACAGTGCCAAGGAAAATTACAAGGCAATGAAGCGCCCTGTCCCCAAGACCTGGACGTTGGAAGCCGTCTTTGGTGGGTTCTACAACGAGCAGAATCTGTTCGATACCATCGAGTCCTATTATCGCACCTCCCTGCTTGAGCTGAAGACCCTTGGCAACAAGGCCTTGCAACTTGGTTTGGACCTGCGCGGTGGTATGAGCATCCTCTTGGAAGCAGATACGGCAAGCTATGAGGCAAAGAAGGGCGGCAGCGCATCTTCTGCCGAGATTGCCGAAGCCATCCGCCAGGATATCGAGATCCTGGAGAAGCGCATCGACCAGTTCGGCGTCAGTGAGCCGGTCATCAGATTGCAGGGCAGCGATCAGATTCTGATCGAGGTCCCTGGAGCCGCCGATCCCGAACGTGTGAACTCGTTCCTCCGTGGCAAGGGCTCCCTGGTTTTCAAGATGGTTGACACAGCTTTGACCGCCGAGCTTGACGCGTACTACAAGGCTAATCCCTCTGAAGTCTATACCGATACAGGCGCCCTCAAGCAGCCCTCCTTCCTGCCTGCAGGCAAGATTGCAGCCGGCTACTATGTCAGCGATGCCTACGGCATTGACGAGCTTGAGAGTTATGTAGTCATCGAAGAGGAAGTCGGCTTGGACGGCATCCATCTCGAGAGCGCAACCACCGGGACCGACGGCATCACCGGTCGACCGGTTGTAAACTTCCAGCTTGACAGCCTTGGCGGGGATATTTTCTACAAGCTCACCTCCACTCATGTCGGTGATACCATGGCCGTTGTCATGGATGGCAAAGTCAAGGCTATGGCCACCATCAATGAGGGAATCCGAAACAGCGTACAGATCTCCGGTTTCAATGCAGAGGAAGCCAGTGACCTGGCCATCGTACTGCGGACCGCCGCCCTTCCCATCGAGTTGATTGTCTCCAGCCAGCAGGCTGTCGGCGCAACCTTGGGTGAGGATGCAGTAAGTGCCGGTGTGAAGGCGATTGCCATCGGTCTCGCCTTGGTCGTCATCCTGATGTTCGCCTACTACCATGTGTCCGGTTTGGTTGCCGACCTGGCTCTGCTGTTCAACCTCTTTATCATGATCAGCGTGCTTTCCGCCTTCAACTTCACCTTGACCCTGACCAGCGTGGCCGGTCTGATACTCACCTTGGGTATGGCAGTCGACACCAACGTCATCATCTTTGAGCGCATCAAGGAAGAACGGCGATTGGGAAAGAGCGACATTGCCTCCATCAAGGCAGGGTTCGACAAGGCGTTCTGGACGGTCATGGATGCCAACATCACTACGATCATCGCAGCCTTGGTGCTTTCGCAGCTCGGAAGCAGCTCGGTCAAGGGCTTTGCCAACACCCTGGCCATCGGTATCGTCAGCTCGGTGTTCACCGCCCTGTTTGTCTCGCATCTCATTT
- the yajC gene encoding preprotein translocase subunit YajC, which translates to MLSLLSAMAAPEASGAAGSTGSMMTTFVTFGLIIVIFYFLIIRPQKKRDKETKEMLAAIKKGDKVVSIGGIHGTVVAVKETTVVVKVDDNTRIEFSRNAISSIVNRKAETTEPSSKKKAKKEQVSAPEAVEAKPEVAAVEADAEKKDNN; encoded by the coding sequence ATGCTTTCATTGCTTAGTGCTATGGCCGCCCCAGAGGCATCAGGTGCCGCGGGCTCAACTGGTTCAATGATGACCACCTTTGTCACCTTTGGTCTCATCATTGTCATCTTTTACTTCTTGATCATCCGACCGCAGAAGAAGCGGGACAAGGAGACCAAGGAGATGCTTGCCGCCATCAAGAAGGGAGACAAGGTTGTATCCATCGGTGGCATCCACGGAACCGTAGTTGCAGTAAAAGAGACTACCGTTGTGGTCAAGGTCGATGACAATACCCGCATTGAGTTCTCCAGGAATGCAATCAGCAGCATTGTTAACCGCAAAGCTGAGACGACTGAACCTTCGAGTAAGAAGAAAGCCAAGAAAGAGCAGGTGAGTGCTCCCGAGGCCGTTGAAGCAAAGCCTGAAGTGGCTGCAGTCGAAGCCGATGCTGAGAAAAAAGACAACAACTAA
- the groL gene encoding chaperonin GroEL (60 kDa chaperone family; promotes refolding of misfolded polypeptides especially under stressful conditions; forms two stacked rings of heptamers to form a barrel-shaped 14mer; ends can be capped by GroES; misfolded proteins enter the barrel where they are refolded when GroES binds) has translation MAKQLQFNEEARKSLVTGVEKISRAVMATLGPKGRLVVLDKKFGAPTVTKDGVSVAREIELENPFENMGAQLLKEVATKTNDVAGDGTTTATVLAWSITKEGMKSVAAGVNPMGIRRGIDKAVADAVIEIKKQAKMIKDKEEIAQVASISANNDRTIGDEIANAMEKVGLDGVITVEESKTIETTTDFVEGMQFDRGYLSAYFCNNRDTMTAVLDDPFILIYDKKISNMKELLPILEKIAQSSKPLLIIAEDVDGEALATLVVNSVRGILNVVAVKAPGFGDRRKAMLEDIAILTGGEVISEELGLKLENADLSQLGRAKSVKVEKENTTIINGNGKQSEIKDRIAQIKVQIGDTTSDYDREKLQERLAKLAGGVAVLNVGAATEVELKEKKHRVEDALSATRAAIEEGVIPGGGVALVQAAVTLEKTDLSKFTEDEKVGYKIVRRALEEPIRQIAENAGLDGSLIADKCKHEKAGVGFDAENMKWVNMFDSGIIDPVKVTRSALQNAASIASLILTTECAVTDIPAPAAPAMNPGAEGMGGMM, from the coding sequence ATGGCAAAACAATTGCAGTTCAACGAAGAGGCACGCAAGTCATTGGTGACCGGTGTCGAAAAGATCTCTCGCGCAGTCATGGCAACTCTTGGTCCAAAGGGTCGTCTGGTCGTTCTGGACAAGAAATTCGGTGCTCCGACCGTAACAAAGGACGGTGTATCGGTTGCCCGTGAGATTGAGCTCGAGAACCCGTTCGAGAACATGGGTGCACAGCTTCTGAAGGAAGTGGCAACCAAGACCAACGATGTTGCAGGTGACGGAACCACCACCGCGACCGTGCTTGCTTGGTCCATCACCAAGGAAGGTATGAAGAGCGTGGCCGCCGGAGTGAATCCGATGGGAATCCGCCGTGGTATCGACAAGGCTGTCGCAGATGCTGTCATCGAGATCAAGAAGCAGGCGAAGATGATCAAGGACAAGGAAGAGATCGCACAGGTAGCTTCCATCAGTGCCAACAACGACCGCACCATCGGCGATGAAATCGCCAATGCGATGGAAAAGGTCGGCTTGGACGGTGTCATCACCGTTGAGGAGTCCAAGACCATCGAGACCACCACCGACTTTGTCGAGGGCATGCAGTTCGACCGCGGTTATTTGTCTGCATACTTCTGCAACAACCGCGACACCATGACCGCAGTGCTCGACGATCCCTTCATCCTGATTTACGACAAGAAAATTTCCAACATGAAGGAACTGCTCCCCATCCTTGAGAAGATCGCCCAGTCCAGCAAGCCCCTGCTCATCATTGCAGAGGATGTAGACGGTGAGGCTCTTGCAACCCTGGTTGTGAACAGCGTCCGCGGAATTCTCAATGTCGTTGCCGTCAAGGCACCCGGCTTCGGCGACCGCCGCAAGGCCATGCTTGAAGACATCGCCATCCTTACCGGTGGAGAGGTCATCAGCGAAGAGCTCGGCCTGAAGCTTGAGAATGCCGACCTTTCCCAGCTCGGAAGAGCCAAGAGCGTCAAGGTGGAGAAAGAGAACACCACCATCATCAACGGAAACGGCAAGCAGAGTGAGATCAAGGACCGCATCGCACAGATCAAGGTCCAAATCGGTGATACCACCAGCGACTACGACCGCGAGAAGCTCCAGGAGAGACTGGCCAAGCTTGCGGGTGGAGTTGCCGTTCTGAATGTCGGCGCTGCAACCGAGGTTGAGCTCAAGGAGAAGAAGCACCGTGTTGAGGATGCACTCTCCGCCACCCGCGCAGCCATCGAGGAGGGAGTCATCCCCGGCGGTGGTGTTGCTCTGGTTCAGGCCGCTGTTACACTCGAGAAGACCGACCTGTCCAAGTTCACCGAGGATGAGAAGGTTGGGTACAAGATTGTCCGCCGCGCTCTTGAGGAGCCGATCCGCCAGATTGCTGAGAATGCAGGCCTTGATGGTTCCTTGATCGCCGACAAGTGCAAGCATGAGAAAGCAGGTGTCGGTTTCGATGCTGAGAACATGAAGTGGGTCAATATGTTCGATAGCGGCATCATCGATCCGGTGAAGGTCACCCGCAGTGCACTGCAGAATGCAGCTTCCATTGCTTCGCTGATCCTCACCACCGAGTGCGCCGTCACCGATATTCCCGCTCCTGCGGCTCCGGCAATGAATCCGGGTGCCGAGGGAATGGGCGGAATGATGTAA
- a CDS encoding DUF92 domain-containing protein produces the protein MSEFANLVPATGSLASYFNEFFFSFPFAFWALVLIMLVVSIGSYAARQLTFGGAVAAYLVGFGPTWVLGFGALTTLLLFFMAAGVLGKLAKRAISFDVMKIHKKGGRRDAAQVYANGLMALVSALLYAFNPSLPFLVMFGSAVGEAASDTFASEVGILSKTKPVSIITGRPMKAGLSGAVSPLGLASGLVGAVLIALCMWGCFLPITAKSALAASVIALSSFFGCLLDSVLGATVQAHYYDEVNDRITERPVVEGRVLPLERGLRWVDNDVVNLVSNVVSAILGMSLALIIT, from the coding sequence ATGAGCGAGTTTGCGAACCTCGTTCCAGCTACCGGTTCCCTCGCCTCCTATTTCAATGAGTTCTTTTTCTCCTTTCCCTTTGCATTCTGGGCTCTTGTCCTGATTATGCTGGTAGTCTCCATAGGCTCCTATGCCGCCCGGCAACTTACATTTGGAGGGGCTGTCGCGGCATATCTGGTCGGTTTTGGTCCGACTTGGGTACTGGGCTTTGGGGCCCTGACGACCTTGCTGTTGTTCTTCATGGCGGCAGGGGTGCTCGGCAAGCTCGCCAAGCGTGCGATTTCCTTCGATGTCATGAAGATCCATAAGAAGGGCGGCCGGCGTGATGCCGCCCAGGTGTACGCCAACGGTTTGATGGCCCTTGTTTCCGCTCTTCTGTATGCATTCAATCCATCTCTCCCCTTTCTGGTGATGTTCGGCTCGGCCGTGGGGGAGGCTGCAAGCGACACCTTTGCAAGTGAGGTGGGAATTCTCTCCAAAACCAAGCCGGTCTCCATTATTACCGGTCGTCCGATGAAAGCCGGCTTGAGCGGTGCAGTCAGTCCGCTCGGCCTTGCAAGCGGTCTTGTCGGCGCGGTCCTGATTGCTTTGTGTATGTGGGGTTGCTTTCTCCCGATTACTGCCAAGAGCGCTCTTGCGGCTTCTGTGATTGCTCTCAGCTCCTTCTTCGGGTGCCTTTTGGACAGCGTTTTGGGGGCGACCGTACAGGCACACTATTATGATGAAGTCAACGACCGTATAACCGAGCGGCCTGTCGTCGAAGGAAGAGTATTGCCGCTGGAGCGTGGTCTAAGGTGGGTGGATAATGATGTTGTGAACTTGGTCAGTAATGTCGTTTCCGCCATTTTGGGCATGTCTTTGGCCTTGATAATCACGTAA
- a CDS encoding diacylglycerol/polyprenol kinase family protein: protein MNSNIIGLLISFPFLALVIAVGIFLKHRFSITSESMRKFVHIGVSNWWFIEVNFFTTLAYALVGPIFFIITNSLFTFLGWGKALGMDDRKRNYGLIYFPITLLILVVMQYQGIVSSLACSIAVLIMGYGDGLAALIGAKWGKKKLPIRFAKKSYLGTLVMAGVSFIITFIGLASYSTLGMTSIVGISLLIGLVSALVEAVTPLALDNITVPLLAVFLLEVFL, encoded by the coding sequence ATGAATAGTAATATCATCGGATTGCTCATATCGTTTCCCTTTTTAGCCTTGGTCATCGCCGTAGGAATTTTTTTGAAGCATCGGTTCTCGATTACCAGCGAATCGATGCGAAAGTTTGTGCACATCGGTGTTTCAAACTGGTGGTTCATCGAGGTGAATTTCTTCACCACCCTCGCTTACGCCCTTGTCGGTCCGATTTTTTTCATCATCACCAACAGCCTTTTCACCTTCTTGGGTTGGGGCAAGGCGTTGGGAATGGATGACCGCAAGCGCAACTACGGTCTCATCTACTTCCCCATTACGTTATTGATTCTGGTGGTGATGCAGTACCAAGGCATTGTTTCTTCCCTGGCTTGCAGCATCGCCGTGCTGATCATGGGGTACGGGGATGGCTTGGCGGCCCTCATTGGTGCGAAGTGGGGAAAAAAGAAGCTGCCAATCCGGTTTGCCAAGAAATCATACCTCGGGACGCTGGTCATGGCCGGTGTAAGTTTCATCATCACCTTCATCGGCCTTGCTTCTTACAGCACGCTCGGAATGACTTCAATTGTTGGAATTTCTCTGCTGATCGGCTTGGTCAGTGCATTGGTGGAAGCCGTTACCCCCCTTGCATTGGATAATATCACCGTTCCTTTGCTCGCAGTTTTCCTCCTTGAGGTGTTCCTATGA
- a CDS encoding RNA recognition motif domain-containing protein encodes MAKKIYVGNMSYNTSEEELRDLFAQYGTVVSANIIIDRETRRPKGFGFVEMQEDAAADAAISQLDGKEVGGRNLRVNEAIAKPRPAHGNYRN; translated from the coding sequence ATGGCAAAGAAAATCTACGTTGGAAACATGAGTTACAACACTTCCGAAGAAGAACTTCGGGACCTGTTCGCACAGTACGGCACCGTTGTCAGTGCCAATATCATCATTGACCGCGAAACACGCCGCCCCAAGGGCTTCGGTTTTGTGGAGATGCAGGAGGATGCTGCTGCCGATGCCGCAATTTCCCAGCTTGATGGCAAGGAAGTGGGCGGGCGCAATCTTCGTGTCAACGAAGCGATTGCAAAGCCCCGGCCGGCGCATGGAAACTATCGCAACTAA
- a CDS encoding DUF1653 domain-containing protein encodes MVEPQSIHKGVYRHFKGGLYEVVDTVIDSETLKTMVLYRPLGTPYWWVRPYEMFCETVEHDGKRLLRFQLEEAR; translated from the coding sequence ATGGTAGAGCCCCAAAGCATCCACAAGGGTGTCTATCGGCACTTCAAGGGCGGGCTGTATGAAGTGGTGGACACCGTCATCGACAGCGAGACGCTGAAGACGATGGTGCTCTACCGCCCCCTTGGGACCCCTTATTGGTGGGTTCGTCCGTACGAGATGTTCTGCGAGACCGTGGAGCATGACGGCAAGAGGTTGTTGCGTTTTCAGCTGGAGGAAGCACGATAA
- a CDS encoding DUF2207 domain-containing protein has product MKRTLLLVILIVCSLSLLFAQDYVFERFHLEMEAALDNSYAVKEQIVANFSTPRHGIFREIPIRFGKVRVKLKDLQSNEPIKEDSVSSDWVTFRLGSENRTVTGLKEYLIGYTYAIGDDRNDEYDEFYYNLVGPGWQAPIKEMTFRITFPKPVDPSMVFLTGGSYGSTAQRGVFTLGSDGRTIEGKASNLLPGEALTLRVQMEEGYFSEVKPFIDYTIPASIISWLVALLAGFHALMLFRRYGREELFIPVVRFDPPEGLSPMEVGYLADGVVDNKDVTSMLFTWADQGCLTIEEQAKKEFLFTKLSEPATTKAHEKKLFDAFFACGDGTTVTLKQLEKGKFAEALMKAKTDVHAYFKGERRLNDSTAEKKRVIAMLYGALVVVLNAIASTITYISAETVPFLVIGFFSMGIALLSASRLSSTWVMSSPAKKTIKFFALALFCIAMFGFAFMFEYAVLEHSLPYSTVMSLAVVLFPVYFGFLTIMTAKRSAYAQAKLEQIVGYKEFISKVEMDRLKMMIDSDPQIFYHVLGFAIVLGLEDVWAKKFAKIAIEQPSWYVGSRPIRDAVFYSALSHRLHGSVMEKAVYTQAKGGSRSPIHSSFGSSGFSGGGFGGGGGGAW; this is encoded by the coding sequence ATGAAACGGACACTGCTTCTTGTAATTTTGATCGTGTGCAGTCTCTCTCTGCTCTTTGCCCAGGACTATGTATTCGAGCGCTTCCATCTCGAGATGGAAGCCGCATTGGACAATAGTTATGCAGTGAAAGAGCAGATAGTGGCTAATTTCTCCACTCCGCGCCACGGAATTTTCCGCGAGATTCCCATTCGCTTCGGCAAGGTACGGGTCAAACTGAAGGACCTTCAATCCAATGAGCCCATCAAGGAGGATTCCGTTTCCTCCGATTGGGTGACCTTCCGCCTCGGCTCGGAGAATCGGACGGTTACGGGCCTGAAGGAGTATTTGATAGGCTATACCTATGCAATCGGGGACGATCGCAACGATGAGTATGACGAGTTCTACTACAATCTGGTCGGACCGGGCTGGCAGGCTCCGATCAAGGAGATGACGTTTCGCATCACCTTCCCCAAACCGGTTGATCCTTCCATGGTCTTTCTGACCGGAGGCTCCTATGGTTCAACCGCCCAGCGGGGGGTTTTCACCCTCGGTTCCGATGGGCGGACCATCGAGGGAAAAGCAAGCAACCTTCTTCCCGGGGAAGCGCTTACCTTGCGGGTTCAGATGGAAGAGGGCTACTTTTCCGAGGTAAAGCCGTTTATCGACTATACAATTCCGGCTTCCATCATTTCATGGCTGGTCGCCCTGCTTGCCGGCTTTCATGCCCTGATGCTGTTTCGCCGGTACGGCAGGGAGGAGTTGTTTATTCCCGTTGTCCGCTTCGATCCCCCCGAGGGTCTGAGTCCGATGGAAGTCGGCTATCTGGCCGACGGGGTGGTGGACAACAAGGACGTGACAAGCATGCTCTTTACCTGGGCGGACCAGGGCTGTCTGACCATCGAGGAGCAGGCGAAGAAGGAGTTCCTCTTTACCAAGCTCAGCGAGCCTGCAACAACCAAAGCCCACGAGAAGAAGCTGTTTGATGCGTTCTTTGCCTGTGGAGACGGCACAACGGTTACCCTGAAGCAACTGGAAAAGGGCAAATTTGCAGAAGCTTTGATGAAGGCGAAAACAGATGTACACGCCTACTTCAAGGGAGAGCGCAGACTCAACGACAGTACTGCCGAGAAAAAGCGGGTCATCGCCATGCTCTATGGGGCTTTGGTGGTGGTGCTCAATGCCATTGCATCCACCATCACCTATATATCGGCTGAGACGGTTCCCTTTTTGGTCATCGGTTTCTTCAGCATGGGCATCGCCCTTTTGTCGGCAAGCCGGCTTTCATCGACGTGGGTTATGAGTTCGCCTGCCAAGAAGACGATCAAGTTCTTCGCCCTGGCCCTCTTTTGCATCGCAATGTTCGGTTTTGCATTCATGTTCGAATATGCTGTGTTGGAGCACAGTCTGCCGTATTCGACGGTCATGAGTCTTGCGGTGGTGCTTTTCCCCGTGTATTTCGGCTTCCTTACGATCATGACGGCCAAGCGGAGCGCGTACGCCCAAGCAAAGCTTGAACAGATTGTTGGTTACAAAGAGTTCATCAGCAAGGTGGAAATGGACAGGCTGAAGATGATGATCGACTCCGACCCGCAGATCTTCTACCATGTGCTTGGCTTCGCCATCGTTCTGGGGCTTGAGGATGTATGGGCGAAGAAGTTCGCCAAGATCGCAATCGAGCAACCTTCGTGGTATGTAGGCAGCCGCCCGATCAGGGATGCGGTGTTCTACAGCGCTCTCTCACACCGACTGCACGGGTCGGTCATGGAAAAAGCCGTCTATACCCAGGCAAAGGGTGGAAGCCGTTCTCCGATTCACTCCTCCTTCGGGTCAAGCGGATTCAGTGGCGGAGGTTTCGGCGGTGGCGGAGGAGGAGCATGGTAG
- a CDS encoding LemA family protein — translation MTILYILIGVVILIGLYVVSVYNKYVRLRNQGEEAESAIDAHLKQRYDLVPNLVETVKGYAKHEEKTLTAVIEARNKAINATGLENKDSADKAFSSTLKSLFALSEAYPDLKANQGFLDLQAQLQKIEEQLLGARKYYNAIIKGLNTIIEVFPSSLVASIFHFGKKPYLAIEEEARARVEVKF, via the coding sequence ATGACAATTTTGTATATTCTCATTGGTGTCGTCATCTTGATCGGTCTGTATGTGGTCAGCGTTTACAACAAGTATGTGCGCCTGCGAAACCAAGGCGAGGAAGCCGAATCGGCGATCGACGCCCACCTGAAGCAGCGCTACGATCTGGTCCCCAATCTGGTGGAAACCGTCAAGGGGTATGCCAAGCATGAGGAAAAGACCCTGACCGCCGTCATCGAAGCCCGCAACAAGGCCATCAATGCAACCGGTCTCGAGAACAAGGATTCCGCAGACAAGGCCTTCAGCTCCACCCTCAAATCCCTGTTCGCCCTCAGCGAAGCCTATCCGGATCTCAAAGCCAACCAGGGTTTTCTGGACCTTCAGGCCCAACTGCAGAAAATCGAGGAACAGCTGCTTGGGGCGCGCAAGTACTACAATGCCATCATCAAGGGCTTGAATACCATCATCGAGGTCTTTCCTTCTTCTCTGGTTGCCTCCATCTTCCACTTTGGCAAGAAGCCTTACCTGGCCATTGAAGAAGAGGCAAGAGCCCGTGTCGAGGTTAAGTTTTAA
- a CDS encoding arginine repressor — MRERHNRLAVVKELIKNNRIDNQDTLLELLRTEGYSVTQATLSRDLKMLKVGKISDGWSGYYYSLPENDLISESEKSYIQDVRRGILSIEFSGNFGVIKTRPGHANSVGIALDVLAIPEILGTLAGDDTIFIILREGMTKEDLQESFKTRIPDIEE, encoded by the coding sequence ATGAGGGAACGACACAACCGGTTGGCGGTAGTCAAGGAATTGATAAAGAACAACCGCATCGACAATCAGGATACGCTGCTGGAGCTGCTTAGAACCGAAGGGTACTCGGTTACCCAGGCAACACTCTCCCGTGACTTGAAAATGCTCAAGGTGGGCAAAATCAGCGACGGTTGGTCGGGGTACTACTACAGCCTCCCCGAGAACGACTTGATCAGCGAATCAGAGAAAAGCTATATCCAGGATGTGCGCAGAGGCATCCTGTCCATTGAATTTTCCGGCAACTTCGGAGTCATCAAGACAAGACCCGGCCACGCCAACTCTGTCGGCATTGCCTTGGATGTGCTTGCCATTCCGGAGATCCTCGGAACCCTTGCAGGTGATGACACCATTTTCATCATCCTTCGTGAAGGAATGACCAAGGAAGACTTGCAGGAGAGTTTCAAGACCCGCATCCCCGATATAGAAGAGTAA
- a CDS encoding glucose-6-phosphate isomerase, whose protein sequence is MTFKNLDTSSAFKQLQALPASDLKLVLSPDRIKACHAYAGGGLTYHYGAMPVAQEHMKVLQQLSDELSLTGKYQALVDGKVMNTGENRLVLHHLTRGQVGKSVTADGEDKGAFYQAQLEKIKRFSDQVRSGAILGSTGKKFSTVVQIGIGGSDLGPRALYLALKGWCTSSEIELLDAQFISNVDPDDAQAVLQNLDLESTLFILVSKSGTTLETLTNRDLVFQAIAESGIRGIDPAKHMVAVTSKTSPLAASSSVLDSFFIDDYIGGRYSSTSAVGAVVLSLAFGFETFKAFLNGAHEADMLALNPKVEENAALLDALLGVYLRNVLQYPTTAILPYSQALSRFPAHLQQLDMESNGKHVNRDGQNLSYPTGPVIFGEPGTNGQHSFYQLLHQGTDIVPLQFIGFSESQYQKDVVVEGSTSQEKLNANLVAQIVAFALGKSDGNANKQFAGNRPSSLLCARQLDPKALGALLAHYENKVMFQGFVWNLNSFDQEGVQLGKVLAAKVLDGCKGDEVLKAFSELL, encoded by the coding sequence ATGACATTTAAGAATCTCGATACCAGCAGTGCATTCAAACAGTTGCAGGCCCTGCCTGCAAGCGACTTGAAACTCGTTCTGAGTCCGGATCGTATCAAAGCCTGCCATGCATATGCAGGAGGAGGGCTTACCTACCATTATGGGGCCATGCCCGTAGCACAAGAGCATATGAAGGTACTGCAGCAGCTCAGCGACGAGCTGTCGTTGACCGGGAAATATCAGGCCTTGGTTGATGGAAAGGTCATGAACACCGGCGAAAATCGTTTGGTGCTCCACCACCTGACCCGCGGACAAGTCGGAAAATCCGTAACTGCCGACGGTGAGGACAAGGGAGCCTTCTACCAGGCTCAGCTGGAGAAGATCAAACGTTTCTCCGACCAGGTACGCAGCGGAGCCATTCTGGGTTCGACAGGCAAGAAGTTCTCCACTGTGGTACAGATAGGTATCGGCGGCAGTGATCTGGGGCCCCGTGCACTCTATCTTGCCCTCAAAGGTTGGTGCACGAGTTCTGAAATTGAGTTGCTCGATGCCCAATTCATCAGCAATGTCGATCCCGATGATGCACAAGCGGTGCTTCAGAACCTCGATCTGGAAAGCACTCTTTTCATCCTGGTCTCCAAGAGCGGAACAACATTGGAGACGCTCACCAACCGCGACCTTGTCTTCCAAGCCATCGCAGAAAGCGGCATCAGGGGTATCGACCCTGCCAAGCACATGGTTGCCGTTACCAGCAAGACCAGCCCGCTGGCCGCCTCATCCTCTGTTCTCGACTCCTTCTTCATCGACGACTACATCGGAGGTCGCTACAGCTCGACCAGTGCGGTAGGAGCAGTGGTACTCTCCCTTGCCTTCGGCTTTGAGACCTTCAAAGCCTTTCTCAACGGCGCCCATGAAGCCGACATGCTCGCCCTCAATCCCAAGGTTGAGGAGAATGCCGCATTGCTCGATGCCCTGTTGGGAGTATACCTTCGCAACGTCCTTCAGTATCCCACTACGGCAATCCTCCCCTACTCACAGGCTTTGAGCCGATTTCCCGCTCACCTGCAACAGTTGGACATGGAGAGCAACGGCAAACATGTGAACCGGGATGGGCAGAACCTCTCCTATCCGACCGGACCGGTCATTTTCGGTGAGCCGGGAACCAACGGCCAGCACTCCTTCTACCAGCTGCTGCATCAGGGGACCGATATCGTGCCTCTGCAGTTCATCGGCTTCTCCGAGTCTCAGTACCAAAAGGATGTCGTTGTGGAGGGCTCCACCAGCCAAGAGAAGCTGAACGCCAATCTTGTCGCCCAGATCGTCGCCTTTGCCTTGGGCAAGAGTGATGGAAATGCAAACAAGCAGTTTGCAGGCAACCGGCCTTCCTCGCTGCTGTGTGCCAGACAACTCGACCCCAAGGCCCTCGGAGCGCTGCTTGCGCACTACGAGAACAAGGTCATGTTCCAGGGCTTTGTGTGGAACCTCAACAGCTTCGACCAAGAAGGAGTCCAATTGGGCAAGGTCCTGGCAGCCAAGGTCCTGGACGGCTGCAAGGGCGACGAGGTGCTCAAGGCATTCTCAGAGTTGCTCTAA